From a single Lactococcus allomyrinae genomic region:
- a CDS encoding ATP-dependent Clp protease ATP-binding subunit: MKFENIEYTTTVEQILDKAAEYAYYYQYGAIESAHILAAMTTTAGSIAFSVLAGMKVDSSDLLIDVEDLSSHVVVKREKLRFSPRAEEIIQLAGLLAIHNGAKVVGTEHLLYALLQIEDGFALQLLKLQKVNIVSVRKELEKRTGLKIPEARKTVTPMSKRNLAKRVSATSTTPTLDSVSSDLTESAREGKLDPMIGREAEVERLIHILSRRTKNNPVLVGEPGVGKSAIIEGLAQRIVTGDVPVGLMNSRIMALNMATVVAGTKFRGEFEDRLTAIVEEVSSDPDVIIFIDELHTIIGAGGGMDSVNDAANILKPALARGDFQMIGATTYHEYQKYIEKDEALERRLARINVEEPTTDEAISILQGLKEKFEDYHRVAFTDEAIKSAVTLSVRYMTNRKLPDKAIDLLDEAAASVKISVKNQQTKRLELEKELTEAKKELAESVIQLDVKASREKEKVVQKIADKINKFSVSTDKKQEVTDKAVIAVASTLTGVPITQMTKSESERLIKLEQELHKRVVGQEEAISAVSRAIRRARSGVSDSRRPMGSFMFLGPTGVGKTELAKALADSVFGSEDSMIRVDMSEYMEKHSTSRLIGAPPGYVGYDEGGQLTERVRNKPYSVILLDEVEKAHPDVFNIMLQILDDGFVTDTKGRKVDFRNTIIIMTSNLGATALRDDKTVGFGAKDISADYKAMKARILEELKRHYRPEFLNRIDETIVFHPLATHEIEQIVKIMSKSLIKRLSEQKVHIKLTSAAAKLIAEVGFDPEYGARPLRKALQREVEDVLSEQLLTGEIKSGDSISIGVANKKIKITHII; encoded by the coding sequence ATGAAATTTGAAAATATAGAATACACAACTACTGTAGAGCAAATACTTGATAAGGCAGCAGAGTATGCTTACTATTATCAGTATGGTGCAATTGAAAGTGCTCATATTTTAGCAGCAATGACAACGACTGCTGGCTCGATTGCTTTTAGTGTACTTGCCGGAATGAAAGTTGATTCCTCAGATTTATTGATTGATGTGGAAGATTTATCTAGCCATGTTGTTGTTAAACGTGAAAAGTTAAGATTTTCTCCTAGAGCAGAAGAAATTATTCAATTGGCGGGACTTTTAGCGATACACAATGGAGCTAAGGTTGTAGGCACAGAACACCTTCTTTATGCTCTTTTACAAATTGAGGATGGTTTTGCATTGCAACTGTTGAAATTGCAAAAAGTGAATATCGTATCTGTCAGAAAAGAGTTAGAAAAGCGGACGGGTCTAAAGATACCCGAAGCTAGGAAAACAGTCACACCAATGTCTAAGAGAAACCTTGCTAAACGAGTTTCAGCGACGTCCACAACACCAACTCTGGACTCAGTTTCTTCTGATTTGACAGAATCTGCACGCGAAGGAAAGCTTGACCCAATGATTGGTCGTGAGGCTGAAGTCGAACGTTTGATTCATATATTAAGTCGACGGACGAAAAATAATCCTGTGCTTGTTGGAGAACCTGGAGTAGGTAAATCAGCGATTATTGAAGGTCTGGCTCAACGTATTGTAACAGGAGATGTTCCAGTTGGACTGATGAATAGTCGGATTATGGCATTAAATATGGCGACTGTTGTTGCTGGTACAAAATTTCGAGGAGAATTTGAAGACCGTTTGACAGCAATTGTAGAAGAAGTAAGTAGCGACCCAGATGTTATTATTTTCATTGATGAACTTCATACAATTATCGGTGCAGGTGGTGGCATGGATTCAGTCAATGATGCGGCAAATATTTTGAAACCAGCACTTGCGCGAGGTGATTTTCAAATGATAGGTGCAACAACTTATCATGAATATCAAAAATATATTGAAAAAGATGAAGCATTGGAACGTCGCCTTGCTAGGATAAATGTTGAAGAACCAACAACTGACGAAGCTATTTCTATCCTTCAAGGCTTGAAAGAAAAATTTGAAGATTACCATAGGGTTGCATTTACTGACGAAGCCATCAAAAGTGCTGTGACTTTGAGTGTTCGTTACATGACAAATAGAAAATTACCTGACAAAGCTATTGACTTACTCGATGAGGCGGCGGCATCAGTAAAAATTTCTGTAAAAAATCAACAAACGAAACGCTTAGAACTCGAAAAAGAACTGACAGAAGCCAAAAAAGAATTAGCAGAATCAGTCATTCAACTTGATGTGAAAGCGTCACGAGAAAAAGAAAAAGTTGTTCAAAAGATTGCTGACAAGATTAATAAATTTTCTGTCAGCACTGACAAAAAACAAGAAGTCACTGATAAAGCTGTCATTGCTGTTGCTTCAACACTGACAGGAGTTCCAATCACTCAAATGACAAAATCTGAAAGTGAACGCCTGATTAAACTTGAGCAAGAACTTCATAAACGAGTTGTTGGACAAGAAGAAGCGATTTCAGCAGTATCAAGAGCAATTAGACGAGCAAGATCAGGTGTCTCAGATAGCCGAAGACCAATGGGATCCTTTATGTTTCTCGGTCCAACAGGTGTTGGTAAGACAGAACTTGCAAAAGCACTAGCTGACAGTGTCTTTGGAAGTGAGGATAGCATGATTCGCGTGGATATGAGTGAATACATGGAAAAACACTCAACTTCTCGTTTGATTGGAGCACCTCCAGGATATGTTGGATATGATGAAGGTGGGCAACTAACAGAGCGTGTCCGCAATAAACCGTACTCTGTGATTTTACTTGATGAGGTTGAAAAAGCTCATCCAGATGTCTTCAATATTATGTTGCAAATTCTTGATGATGGATTTGTCACAGATACAAAAGGAAGAAAAGTTGACTTTAGAAACACAATTATCATCATGACTTCGAACCTTGGGGCAACAGCATTACGTGACGATAAAACCGTTGGATTTGGAGCAAAAGATATCTCCGCTGATTATAAAGCAATGAAAGCACGGATTCTCGAAGAATTAAAACGCCACTATCGTCCAGAGTTTCTCAATCGAATTGATGAAACAATCGTCTTCCACCCACTTGCTACCCATGAAATTGAACAGATAGTAAAAATTATGAGTAAATCTCTCATCAAACGACTGTCAGAGCAAAAAGTTCACATTAAACTCACATCAGCAGCAGCAAAACTGATTGCAGAAGTTGGATTTGACCCTGAATATGGGGCTCGTCCTTTGCGTAAAGCGCTCCAACGCGAAGTAGAAGATGTTTTGAGTGAACAACTTCTGACAGGAGAAATCAAGTCTGGCGATAGTATTTCTATCGGTGTGGCTAATAAAAAGATTAAAATCACTCATATTATTTGA
- the hpf gene encoding ribosome hibernation-promoting factor, HPF/YfiA family, with amino-acid sequence MIKFNIRGENVEVTDAIRAYVEDKIGKLNKYFNDGHEVTAYVNLKIYTEKRAKVEVTLPAKNVTLRAEDTSQDMYASIDFVEEKLERQIRKYKTRMNRKPRNAKPTGQVFADEFAPLDQADEVKDDSISIVRTKHVALKPMDAEEAALQMDMLGHDFYVFTDADTNETHVVYRRTDGRFGLIETE; translated from the coding sequence ATGATCAAATTCAATATCCGTGGCGAAAACGTCGAAGTTACCGATGCAATCCGCGCTTATGTTGAAGATAAAATTGGAAAACTCAACAAATACTTCAACGATGGTCATGAAGTGACAGCCTATGTAAATCTGAAAATTTACACTGAAAAACGTGCAAAAGTTGAAGTGACGCTTCCTGCTAAGAATGTAACATTACGTGCAGAAGATACATCACAAGATATGTATGCATCAATTGATTTTGTTGAAGAAAAACTTGAACGTCAAATTCGTAAATACAAAACTCGAATGAATCGTAAACCTCGCAATGCTAAACCAACAGGGCAAGTTTTTGCAGATGAGTTTGCTCCGCTTGACCAAGCGGATGAAGTAAAAGATGATAGCATCAGCATTGTTCGTACAAAACATGTCGCTTTGAAACCAATGGATGCTGAAGAAGCAGCACTGCAAATGGATATGTTGGGTCATGATTTCTATGTGTTTACTGATGCAGACACTAATGAAACTCATGTCGTTTATCGTCGTACAGATGGTCGTTTTGGCTTAATTGAAACAGAATAA
- the eno gene encoding surface-displayed alpha-enolase, with protein sequence MSIITDIYAREVLDSRGNPTLEVEVYTEDGAFGRGMVPSGASTGEHEAVELRDGDKSRYNGLGTQKAVDNVNNIIAEAIIGYEVTDQQAIDRAMIALDGTENKGKLGANAILGVSIAAARAAADELGVPLYNYLGGFNAKVLPTPMMNIINGGSHSDAPIAFQEFMIVPVGAPTFKEALRWGAEIFHALKKILKARGLETAVGDEGGFAPKFDGTEDGVETILKAIEAAGYKAGEDGVMIGFDCASSEFYENGVYDYTKFEGEGGKKLSAAEQVDYLEELVSKYPIITIEDGMDENDWDGWKLLTERLGKKVQLVGDDFFVTNTKYLERGIRENASNAILIKVNQIGTLTETFEAIEMAKEAGFTAIVSHRSGETEDSTISDIAVATNAGQIKTGSLSRTDRMAKYNQLLRIEDQLAEVAQYKGLKAFYNLKK encoded by the coding sequence ATGTCAATTATTACTGATATTTATGCTCGCGAAGTCCTTGACTCACGCGGTAACCCAACACTTGAAGTTGAAGTTTACACTGAAGACGGTGCATTCGGTCGTGGTATGGTACCTTCAGGTGCTTCTACTGGTGAACACGAAGCGGTTGAACTTCGTGATGGCGACAAATCTCGCTACAACGGACTTGGTACTCAAAAAGCTGTTGACAATGTAAACAACATCATCGCTGAAGCTATCATCGGTTATGAAGTTACAGACCAACAAGCTATTGACCGTGCAATGATTGCTCTTGACGGTACAGAAAACAAAGGTAAATTGGGAGCTAACGCTATCCTTGGTGTTTCTATCGCTGCTGCTCGCGCTGCTGCTGATGAACTTGGTGTTCCACTTTACAACTACCTTGGTGGATTCAACGCTAAAGTATTGCCAACTCCAATGATGAACATCATCAATGGTGGTTCTCACTCAGATGCTCCAATCGCTTTCCAAGAATTCATGATCGTACCAGTTGGTGCACCTACATTCAAAGAAGCGCTTCGTTGGGGTGCTGAAATCTTCCACGCTCTTAAGAAAATTCTTAAAGCTCGTGGACTTGAAACAGCTGTCGGTGATGAAGGTGGATTCGCTCCTAAATTCGACGGAACTGAAGATGGTGTAGAAACTATCCTTAAAGCAATCGAAGCAGCTGGTTACAAAGCTGGTGAAGATGGCGTTATGATTGGTTTCGACTGTGCATCATCAGAATTCTACGAAAATGGTGTTTACGACTATACTAAATTCGAAGGTGAAGGCGGTAAAAAACTTTCAGCTGCTGAACAAGTTGACTACCTTGAAGAACTTGTTTCTAAATATCCAATCATCACAATTGAAGATGGTATGGACGAAAACGACTGGGATGGATGGAAACTCCTCACAGAACGTCTTGGTAAAAAAGTTCAACTTGTTGGTGACGACTTCTTCGTTACAAACACTAAATACCTTGAACGTGGTATCCGTGAAAATGCTTCAAATGCTATCTTGATTAAAGTTAACCAAATCGGTACTTTGACAGAAACTTTCGAAGCTATTGAAATGGCTAAAGAAGCTGGGTTCACAGCAATCGTATCTCACCGTTCAGGTGAAACTGAAGATTCAACAATCTCAGATATCGCTGTTGCAACAAATGCTGGTCAAATCAAAACTGGTTCACTCTCACGTACAGACCGTATGGCTAAATACAACCAATTGCTTCGTATCGAAGACCAATTGGCTGAAGTTGCTCAATACAAAGGTCTTAAAGCATTCTACAACCTTAAAAAATAA
- a CDS encoding magnesium transporter CorA family protein, protein MIKNYELSSAKKLTSTPDMKNFTYVLNPTREEIGTVSEYYDFPFDYVSGILDDYENARFETDDNDNNLILLQYPALSNYGEVATFPYSLVWTKNESVILALNHEIDSRMIFDREYDYKRYKHQLIFQVMYQMTHAYHDYLREFRTRRRRLEVGIKNSTKNDQIVDMIAIQASLIYFEDALHNNIQVLRKFIDYLREDDEDGFADKIYDIFVETDQAYTETKIQLKLLENLRDLFSNIVSNNLNIVMKIMTSATFVLGIPAVIVGFYGMNVPIPGQAIKWMVWAILVVIVVVSGWVTWLLHRKDML, encoded by the coding sequence ATGATTAAAAACTACGAACTTTCAAGTGCCAAAAAATTGACTTCAACACCTGACATGAAAAACTTTACCTATGTGTTGAATCCAACACGAGAAGAAATTGGCACTGTCTCGGAATATTATGATTTTCCATTTGACTATGTTTCGGGGATTCTTGATGATTATGAAAATGCCCGTTTTGAAACGGATGATAATGATAATAATCTGATTTTGCTCCAGTATCCAGCGCTTTCAAATTATGGTGAAGTTGCTACTTTTCCATATTCTTTAGTTTGGACAAAAAATGAATCGGTCATTCTTGCACTCAATCATGAGATTGATAGTCGTATGATTTTTGATAGAGAGTATGATTATAAACGTTACAAACATCAATTGATTTTTCAGGTAATGTATCAAATGACTCATGCTTATCATGACTATCTGCGAGAGTTTAGGACTCGGCGTAGAAGACTCGAAGTTGGAATTAAAAATTCAACTAAAAACGATCAAATTGTAGATATGATAGCAATCCAAGCAAGTCTGATTTATTTTGAAGATGCTTTACATAATAATATTCAAGTTTTGCGCAAATTTATTGATTATTTACGAGAAGATGATGAAGACGGTTTTGCAGATAAGATTTATGATATTTTTGTTGAAACAGACCAAGCATATACAGAAACAAAGATTCAACTTAAATTACTCGAAAATTTACGGGATTTGTTCTCAAATATTGTAAGTAATAATTTGAATATTGTGATGAAAATTATGACTTCTGCGACTTTTGTTTTAGGGATTCCCGCGGTAATTGTCGGTTTTTATGGGATGAATGTTCCAATTCCTGGTCAAGCAATTAAATGGATGGTTTGGGCTATTTTAGTGGTGATTGTCGTGGTAAGTGGTTGGGTAACCTGGCTTTTGCATCGAAAAGATATGTTATAA
- the pflB gene encoding formate C-acetyltransferase yields the protein MKTEVTENIFEQAWEGFKGTDWRDKASITRFVQENYKPYDGDESFLAGPTERTLKVKKIIEDTKAHYEKVGFPFDTDRVTSIDKIPAGYVDANDKELELIYGMQNSELFRLNFMPKGGLRVAEKILTEHGLSIDPDLHDVLSQTMTSVNDGIFRAYTSAIRKARHAHTVTGLPDAYSRGRIIGVYARLALYGADYLMKEKAKEWDAITEINDDNIRLKEEINMQYQALQQVVNFGALYGLDVSRPAMNVKEAIQWVNIAYMAVCRVINGAATSLGRVPIVLDIFAERDLARGTFTEEEIQEFTDDFVLKLRTMKFARAAAYDELYSGDPTFITTSMAGMGNDGRHRVTKMDYRFLNTLDTIGNAPEPNLTVLWDSKLPYSFKRYAMSMSHKHSSIQYEGVETMAKDGYGEMSCISCCVSPLDPENEEGRHNLQYFGARVNVLKAMLTGLNGGYDDVHKDYKVFDIEPVRDEILDYDTVMANFDKSLNWLTDTYVDAMNIIHYMTDKYNYEAVQMAFLPTKVRANMGFGICGFANTVDSLSAIKYAKVKTIRDENGYIYDYEVEGDFPRYGEDDDRADDIAKLVMKMYHEKLASHKLYKDAEATVSLLTITSNVAYSKQTGNSPVHKGVFLNEDGTVNKSKLEFFSPGANPSNKAKGGWLQNLRSLAKLEFKDANDGISLTTQVSPRALGKTRDEQVDNLVQILDGYFTPGALIGGTEFAGQHVNLNVMDLKDVYDKIMNGEDVIVRISGYCVNTKYLTPEQKQELTERVFHEVLSQDDNEVMHTTNI from the coding sequence ATGAAAACCGAAGTTACTGAAAACATCTTTGAACAAGCCTGGGAAGGCTTCAAAGGGACTGACTGGCGCGACAAAGCAAGCATCACTCGTTTTGTACAAGAAAACTACAAACCTTATGATGGCGATGAAAGCTTCCTTGCTGGTCCAACAGAACGTACACTTAAAGTTAAAAAAATTATTGAAGATACAAAAGCACACTACGAAAAAGTTGGTTTCCCATTTGATACTGACCGTGTGACTTCTATTGACAAAATCCCTGCTGGATATGTTGATGCTAACGATAAAGAGCTTGAATTAATTTATGGTATGCAAAACAGCGAACTTTTCCGTTTGAACTTCATGCCTAAAGGTGGTCTTCGTGTTGCTGAAAAAATCTTGACTGAACATGGTCTTAGTATTGATCCTGATTTGCATGATGTATTGTCGCAAACAATGACTTCTGTAAATGATGGTATCTTCCGCGCTTACACTTCAGCTATCCGTAAAGCACGTCATGCTCACACTGTTACAGGTTTGCCAGATGCTTACTCTCGTGGTCGTATCATTGGGGTTTATGCTCGTCTTGCTTTGTACGGTGCAGACTACTTGATGAAAGAAAAAGCTAAAGAATGGGATGCAATTACTGAAATTAACGACGACAATATCCGTCTTAAAGAAGAAATCAATATGCAATACCAAGCATTGCAACAAGTTGTAAACTTTGGTGCTCTTTATGGACTTGATGTTTCACGACCTGCAATGAACGTGAAAGAAGCTATCCAATGGGTTAACATTGCATATATGGCTGTATGTCGTGTAATTAATGGTGCTGCAACTTCACTTGGACGTGTGCCAATTGTACTTGACATCTTCGCTGAACGTGACCTTGCTCGCGGAACATTCACAGAAGAAGAAATTCAAGAATTTACAGACGATTTCGTACTGAAACTTCGTACAATGAAATTTGCTCGTGCTGCTGCTTATGATGAACTTTACTCTGGTGACCCAACATTCATCACAACATCTATGGCTGGTATGGGTAACGACGGACGTCACCGTGTAACTAAAATGGACTACCGTTTCCTCAACACACTTGATACAATCGGTAACGCTCCAGAACCAAACTTGACTGTTCTTTGGGATTCTAAACTCCCTTACTCATTCAAACGTTACGCAATGTCTATGAGCCACAAACACTCATCTATCCAATATGAAGGTGTTGAAACAATGGCTAAAGACGGTTACGGTGAGATGTCTTGTATCTCTTGTTGTGTTTCTCCACTTGATCCAGAAAATGAAGAAGGACGTCACAACCTCCAATACTTTGGTGCACGTGTAAATGTCTTGAAAGCAATGTTAACTGGTCTTAATGGTGGTTATGATGATGTGCATAAAGACTATAAAGTGTTTGATATTGAACCTGTTCGTGACGAAATTCTTGACTACGATACAGTTATGGCAAACTTTGACAAGTCACTCAACTGGTTGACTGATACTTATGTTGATGCCATGAATATCATCCACTACATGACTGATAAATACAACTATGAAGCAGTTCAAATGGCTTTCTTGCCAACTAAAGTTCGTGCTAACATGGGATTTGGTATCTGCGGTTTTGCAAATACTGTTGATTCACTTTCAGCAATCAAATATGCAAAAGTTAAAACAATCCGTGACGAAAATGGCTACATCTATGACTATGAAGTAGAAGGTGATTTCCCACGTTATGGTGAAGATGATGACCGTGCTGATGATATCGCTAAGCTTGTGATGAAGATGTACCATGAAAAATTGGCTTCACACAAACTTTACAAAGATGCTGAAGCAACTGTTTCACTTTTGACAATCACATCTAATGTTGCTTACTCTAAGCAAACAGGTAACTCACCAGTTCATAAAGGTGTATTCCTCAATGAAGATGGTACAGTGAACAAATCTAAACTTGAATTCTTCTCACCAGGTGCTAACCCATCTAACAAAGCTAAAGGTGGATGGTTGCAAAACCTCCGTTCATTGGCTAAATTGGAATTCAAAGACGCTAATGATGGTATCTCATTGACAACTCAAGTTTCTCCACGTGCACTTGGTAAGACTCGTGACGAACAAGTGGATAACTTGGTTCAAATCCTTGACGGATACTTTACTCCAGGTGCTTTGATTGGTGGTACTGAATTTGCTGGTCAACACGTTAACTTGAATGTTATGGATCTCAAAGATGTTTATGACAAGATTATGAATGGTGAAGATGTTATCGTTCGTATCTCTGGTTACTGTGTCAATACTAAATACCTCACACCTGAACAAAAACAAGAATTGACTGAACGTGTCTTCCACGAAGTCCTCTCACAAGATGACAACGAAGTAATGCACACAACTAATATCTAA
- the coaE gene encoding dephospho-CoA kinase (Dephospho-CoA kinase (CoaE) performs the final step in coenzyme A biosynthesis.) yields MKKVIGLTGGIASGKSTVVDFLVSRGFQVIDADKVVRELQKPDGKLYQAILTEFGAEFFDENRQLNREKLGRLIFADRVQREKLSALQDKIIREELYYKRDELLSVLTEHSIIFMDIPLLIEYNYTGFDEIWLVIVPESVQLKRLMARNHLSEKEARSRISTQMSMTEKQKFADRVFDNSGTIEQLQSQVQQALEDLCPTDHS; encoded by the coding sequence ATGAAAAAAGTAATTGGATTGACTGGTGGAATTGCGAGTGGAAAATCAACGGTGGTTGATTTTTTGGTTTCTCGAGGCTTTCAAGTCATTGATGCTGATAAAGTTGTTCGTGAATTACAAAAGCCTGATGGAAAACTTTATCAGGCCATTTTGACGGAATTTGGTGCTGAATTTTTTGATGAAAATCGTCAGTTGAATCGTGAAAAATTAGGACGTTTGATTTTTGCTGATAGAGTCCAACGTGAAAAATTGTCAGCACTTCAGGATAAAATTATTCGTGAGGAACTGTATTATAAGCGAGATGAGCTTCTGTCAGTACTGACAGAGCATTCAATTATCTTTATGGATATCCCGTTATTGATTGAATATAATTATACTGGATTTGATGAAATCTGGCTTGTTATAGTACCTGAAAGCGTACAGTTGAAGCGTTTGATGGCACGCAATCATTTGTCAGAAAAAGAGGCAAGAAGTCGTATTTCAACACAAATGTCAATGACAGAAAAGCAGAAATTTGCTGACAGAGTTTTTGATAATAGTGGAACAATCGAGCAGTTACAAAGTCAAGTGCAGCAAGCTCTTGAAGATTTGTGTCCTACTGATCACTCTTAA
- a CDS encoding multidrug efflux MFS transporter, whose amino-acid sequence MSLTKTVNWKRNLFITWIGCFIVGSSFSLVMPFLPLYIQGLGVRGGNVELYSGLAFSLTALASGLVAPVWGRLADEHGRKPMMVRASIAMTICMSGIAFVDHFGGVWALLALRLLMGFFSGYIPNSTAMIASQAPKEKSGYALGTLATAMVSGTLIGPSLGGLMAQWFGMANVFLIVGVLLALATLLTIFFVHENFEPIPKGKMLSSKEIIARVSNKQILFGLLVTTFIIQITSQSIEPFVTLYIKTLTTNTTNLMFISGLIVSAVGLSAMLSSSFLGRIGDKYGSHRLILIGLVFTFVIYLPMAMVNSPLQLGILRFLLGFGTGALMPSVNSLLSKITPKEGVSRIFAYAQMCSNLGMVTGPLVGSAIAGYISYRAAIVGTSLFVVVNIVWSFINFRKYLHKRSIME is encoded by the coding sequence GTGAGTTTAACGAAAACTGTTAATTGGAAAAGAAATTTATTTATTACGTGGATTGGTTGTTTTATCGTCGGTTCGTCATTTTCACTTGTGATGCCATTTCTTCCTTTGTATATCCAAGGGCTTGGCGTTAGAGGTGGAAATGTTGAACTTTACTCTGGTTTGGCCTTTTCATTGACGGCTTTGGCATCAGGACTTGTTGCACCTGTTTGGGGGCGTTTGGCTGATGAACACGGTCGTAAGCCGATGATGGTTCGTGCATCAATTGCAATGACAATTTGTATGAGTGGGATTGCCTTTGTTGATCATTTTGGAGGAGTCTGGGCTTTGCTTGCTCTACGTTTGTTAATGGGATTTTTCTCAGGCTATATCCCAAATTCGACAGCGATGATTGCCTCACAAGCTCCAAAGGAAAAATCAGGGTATGCGCTTGGTACTCTGGCAACAGCGATGGTTTCTGGGACTTTAATCGGTCCATCATTAGGTGGTTTGATGGCACAATGGTTTGGAATGGCAAATGTATTTTTAATTGTTGGGGTTTTGTTGGCTTTAGCGACGTTACTTACAATCTTTTTTGTTCATGAGAATTTTGAGCCGATTCCCAAAGGGAAAATGCTTTCTAGTAAAGAAATTATTGCGCGTGTAAGCAATAAACAAATACTGTTTGGTTTACTTGTTACAACATTTATTATTCAGATTACTTCTCAGTCTATTGAGCCTTTTGTGACACTCTACATCAAAACTTTGACAACAAATACAACAAACTTGATGTTTATTTCAGGTTTGATTGTATCTGCGGTAGGTCTATCCGCAATGCTGTCATCAAGCTTTTTGGGACGTATCGGAGATAAGTACGGTTCGCACCGTCTGATTTTGATTGGTTTAGTCTTTACATTTGTGATTTATTTGCCGATGGCAATGGTTAATAGTCCATTGCAATTGGGGATTTTGAGATTTTTACTTGGTTTTGGTACAGGTGCATTGATGCCTTCGGTCAATTCACTGCTCTCTAAAATTACGCCTAAAGAAGGAGTAAGTCGTATTTTTGCTTACGCGCAAATGTGCTCAAATCTTGGAATGGTGACAGGTCCTTTGGTTGGTTCAGCAATTGCGGGATACATTAGTTACCGTGCAGCAATCGTTGGAACAAGTCTTTTTGTTGTCGTCAATATCGTCTGGTCATTCATCAATTTCCGGAAATATTTACATAAACGGAGCATCATGGAATGA
- the rpmG gene encoding 50S ribosomal protein L33, with protein sequence MRIKITLRCTSCGNKNYISSKNKATHPEKVETMKFCPKERIVTLHREE encoded by the coding sequence ATGAGGATAAAAATTACACTTCGCTGCACTTCTTGTGGCAATAAAAATTATATTAGTAGTAAAAATAAAGCAACTCACCCAGAGAAAGTTGAGACAATGAAATTTTGTCCAAAAGAACGCATTGTCACTCTGCATCGGGAGGAATAA